DNA sequence from the Egibacteraceae bacterium genome:
CCGCCCACGGTTGCACGAAGGCGAAGACCCCGACGTTGACGGCGATCAGTAGCCAGGTGACCCAGGGCCGTCGCCGGGTGGGGTTGCGATCGCCGAGGGGGATGACCATGCGCGTGGCCCTGTCCGGGTTGCGGTTCCTGCCTGCGGGCTGAGGCCTTCGCTATGCTCGCATGTCACGAGGGGCACGCAGTCCCGCGTCGATCCCAGGTGGGAGGCAGCCGTGGAGAAGGACTGGCAGAAGAAGTACTGGGGCATGGCGAGCGGTCTGGTCGAAGCAACCCAGAAGCGTGCCGAGCCAGTCGTGCGCGCCATGGTGAAGCAGGGCGAGATCGCCGCGGAGAAGGCCGAGAAGGCCGTCGACGAGCTGCTGAAGGCGTCGCAGTCCAACCGCAAGGCCCTGAGCGCGTTGGTGCGGTCGGAGACGGAACGGGCCGTGGAGCGGCTGGGCCTGGTGCGCCGGAGCGACCTCCGGCACTTGGAGCGCAAGATCGAGAAGCTCGAACGGCAGGTCGCCTCCTCGCCGGGGGGTGCCAAGAAGTCGACGCCGAAGAAGGCGGCCAAGAGGTCCTCGGCGGCGAAGCGCTCGGCTGGCAAGAAGACGGCGAAGAAGTCCGCGGGCAAGAAGTCTGCTGCGTCCACGGGCTCGGCCAAGAAGTCCACGCCGCCGTCCGATGCGGGTGAGCGGTGAGCGAGGACCCCGGACTGGAGCGGCTGC
Encoded proteins:
- a CDS encoding phasin family protein; the encoded protein is MEKDWQKKYWGMASGLVEATQKRAEPVVRAMVKQGEIAAEKAEKAVDELLKASQSNRKALSALVRSETERAVERLGLVRRSDLRHLERKIEKLERQVASSPGGAKKSTPKKAAKRSSAAKRSAGKKTAKKSAGKKSAASTGSAKKSTPPSDAGER